From the genome of Pelmatolapia mariae isolate MD_Pm_ZW linkage group LG12, Pm_UMD_F_2, whole genome shotgun sequence, one region includes:
- the atp6v0a2b gene encoding V-type proton ATPase 116 kDa subunit a: MNSLLRGEEMCLAQLFLQSGSAYDCISELGELGLVEFRDLNPTVNAFQRKYVNEIKKCEEMERILGYLLREIKKADISLPETDVNPAAPLPKHVMTIMEQLQRLEVELGEVTRNKEKLQRNLLELTEYTHMLRITRTFVQRNAEREPLQVQYEEFPFLEKDTLMDYSSMQRLGAKLGFISGLIQRVKIEKFERMLWRVCKGYTILSYAEVEESLEDPDTGEPTKSVVFLISYWGDQIGQKVKKICDCYHCHLYPYPSNNEERNDVVEGLRTRIQDLKTVLHRTEDYLRQVLIKASESVYTWVVQVKKMKAIYYVLNLCSFDVTNKCLIAEVWCPVSDIPALRRALEDGSRKSGATVPSFVNRIPTTDTPPTLIRTNKFTSGFQNIVDAYGVGSYREVNPAPFTIITFPFLFAVMFGDLGHGVLMALFAFWMVSYENHRKLKNTRNEILNTFFEGRYIILMMGLFSIYTGLIYNDCFSKSLNIFGSGWSVLPMFDKNVWNNKTIQDNDQLTLDPATPGVFKGPYPLGIDPIWNLATNRLTFLNSYKMKMSVIFGILHMSFGLILSTYNHLYFRKKYNLYLVFIPELVFMLSLFGYLVFMIFYKWLAFSPKDSRYAPSILIHFINMFIMQDDSSLKPLYPGQKGLQIFLVIIAVLSVPVLLLGKPVYLYWLRNGSHRLVMYRGYERVRRSSDEDLCLMRAHDMEEGSNHSDLSTSGDHHSEEFDFAEEILHQSIHTIEYCLGCISNTASYLRLWALSLAHAQLSEVLWAMVMRIGLRMDPKLRVLVLVPLFGLFAVLTVSILLVMEGLSAFLHALRLHWVEFQNKFYSGTGVKFCPFSFSLLPSCFEQDGLL, translated from the exons ATGAATTCTCTGCTCCGGGGTGAAGAGATGTGTTTGGCCCAGCTGTTTCTACAGTCTGGGTCCGCGTACGACTGCATTAGTGAACTTGGAGAACTGGGGCTTGTAGAGTTCAGAGAT CTCAATCCCACTGTTAACGCATTCCAGAGAAAATATGTGAACGAGAtcaaaaaatgtgaagaaatgGAGAGGATCCTCG GATACCTTCTGAGGGAAATCAAGAAAGCGGATATTTCACTGCCAGAAACAGATGTGAACCCAGCAGCTCCTTTACCCAAGCATGTCATGACTATAATG GAGCAGCTGCAGAGGCTAGAGGTGGAATTAGGTGAAGTCACCAGGAATAAGGAGAAGCTGCAGAGGAATCTGCTGGAGTTGACAGAGTACACACACATGCTGCGCATCACACGCACCTTTGTCCAAAGAAATGCTGAG CGGGAGCCCTTGCAAGTACAGTATGAGGAGTTTCCCTTCCTGGAAAAAGACACACTGATGGACTACAGCAGCATGCAGAGGCTAGGAGCCAAACTGGG TTTCATTTCTGGCCTTATTCAGAGGGTGAAGATCGAGAAATTTGAGCGAATGCTTTGGAGAGTATGTAAAGGCTACACCATCCTTAGCTATGCTGAAGTTGAAGAGTCTCTGGAAGATCCTGACACG GGTGAGCCTACCAAAAGTGTGGTGTTCCTGATTTCCTATTGGGGAGATCAAATTGGTCAGAAAGTGAAAAAGATCTGTGACTG CTACCACTGTCACCTGTACCCCTATCCCAGTAACAATGAGGAGAGGAACGATGTTGTGGAAGGACTAAGAACTCGCATTCAGGACCTGAAAACT GTGCTTCATAGGACAGAAGACTATCTGAGACAGGTCCTGATCAAGGCTTCAGAATCTGTCTACACCTGGGTCGTCCAGGTCAAGAAGATGAAGGCCATCTACTATGTTCTGAACCTGTGTAGTTTTGATGTGACCAATAAGTGTTTGATCGCAGAGGTGTGGTGTCCTGTCAGTGACATTCCTGCACTGCGGAGAGCGCTAGAAGACGGATCG AGGAAAAGTGGAGCGACAGTTCCTTCCTTTGTTAATCGTATCCCCACAACTGACACTCCTCCAACCCTGATAAGGACCAACAAGTTTACCTCTGGATTTCAGAACATTGTGGACGCCTATGGAGTGGGCAGCTACAGGGAAGTAAACCCTG ctccattcacAATCATAACTTTCCCATTCTTGTTCGCTGTGATGTTTGGGGACCTTGGTCATGGCGTTCTCATGGCTCTGTTTGCTTTCTGGATGGTTTCATATGAAAACCACCGCAAACTTAAAAACACCAGGAATGAG ATCTTGAACACATTCTTCGAGGGGCGTTATATCATTCTGATGATGGGACTGTTCTCTATCTACACTGGGCTGATATACAATGATTGTTTCTCAAAATCTCTCAACATCTTTGGTTCTGGATGGAGTGTGTTACCCATGTTTGATAAGAACGTGTGGAA CAATAAAACAATCCAAGACAATGACCAGCTAACTTTGGATCCAGCTACTCCAGGTGTTTTTAAAGGGCCGTACCCTCTGGGAATTGACCCG ATTTGGAACTTGGCAACCAACCGCCTTACATTTCTTAACTCCTATAAGATGAAGATGTCAGTGATATTCGGGATCCTACACATGAGCTTTGGGTTAATCCTCAGCACCTACAATCATCT ATACTTCAGGAAGAAGTACAACCTGTACTTGGTGTTCATCCCTGAGCTCGTGTTTATGCTGAGTCTGTTTGGATACCTGGTGTTCATGATATTCTATAAGTGGCTCGCCTTCTCGCCTAAGGACTCCAGATACGCTCCAAGCATTCTCATCCACTTCATAAACATGTTCATCATGCAGGATGATAGTTCATTGAAGCCCCTTTACCCAGGACAG AAAGGTCTGCAGATATTTCTAGTGATCATTGCTGTTCTCTCTGTGCCTGTTTTACTCCTGGGGAAACCCGTCTACCTTTATTGGCTAAGAAATGGAAGTCACCGCTTGGTAATGTACAGG GGATATGAGCGTGTGCGACGCAGCAGTGATGAAGATCTCTGCCTGATGAGGGCTCATGACATGGAGGAGGGCAGCAATCACAGTGATCTGTCTACTAGTGGAGATCACCATTCAGAGGAG TTTGACTTTGCAGAGGAGATACTTCATCAGTCCATTCACACCATAGAGTATTGCCTGGGTTGCATCTCCAACACAGCCTCTTACCTAAGGCTCTGGGCTCTAAGCTTGGCACATGCCC AGCTGTCAGAGGTGCTGTGGGCCATGGTCATGCGAATAGGACTACGAATGGACCCAAAACTTAGGGTTTTAGTCCTGGTGCCATTGTTTGGCTTGTTTGCTGTCCTCACTGTGTCCATCCTCCTGGTAATGGAGGGTCTCTCTGCGTTCCTTCATGCCCTTCGGCTACACTG GGTGGAGTTTCAGAATAAATTCTACAGTGGGACTGGCGTCAAGTTTTGCccattttccttctctctcctacCATCTTGCTTTGAGCAGGATGGGTTACTGTGA